CTTCAGATAAGATTATGGCTATTCCTGTCATACCTATAAGCACCAGCGCGATGCCCTCCAAGGTCCAGAAAGTGATGTTTATCCACCTATGTATACCGGGTGTATGTTCTTCTGATACCAATCTTCCGATGCTGCCCTGGACACGGCCCTTAATAATGAGCAGAACAATGAGTGCAAATGCGGAGACAATAAAGAGCCACCAGCTGTTATTTGTAATCCATTCCCACATATCAGGTACCTCCACTGCAACAGGTAAACAAATTATACTACTTCTAAACTACACTTAATATAGCACACGCGCGTCACCTACCCGCCGTGTTATCTTCTTCCCGTCCAGGTGCTCCAGCAGAGCCTGGGCATACTTGCGACTGGTCTGGAACATGTCCCGCACCTCCGCCAGCGTTATCTGCCCCTGGCTTTTGATGCGAGAGGTCACCTTTTCCACCATTTCGTCATATACAGGCGCGGCAAAGACCACGTCACTGGCTACCTTCACTACCCGGTGCTGTTCCATGAGCAGATTGAGCAGGTCGGTCTCGGGAATGAGGTTGCTGGGCGGGGCGTAAGGGTTGTCCTTAAGCGAGCGGAGAAAGGCATCCGTCTTGGTCCGCTGGGCCTGGGTTAGCTTTATTTGATGCGCCAGCAACCGTACTGCTGCGCCCTCATCAGCGATTACATCCTGTGCCGCCATCTTCTGAAAAGCAGTGGCAGCGTATGTTCCCAGTTTCAGCCGACTCCCCAGCTCCACCTTCGGCATCCCCGGGCGAGTCGGGAACTTCTGGTGGTATTCCTGAAGAGCGTCTTTCGTTTTTTGGACCAGGCTTTCCCACCTTTTGACCGTTACCAGCAGGGAATGACCTTCTCGACCCAGGTCAACCACCTTCCCCTGCTCGGCAAGGGCACCAACCGCCGCCCTTACTTCATCGGCTTTCAGGTTTAGCTCGGACACCAGTACAGAGGTTTCCAGCGGCTGTTTTGTCTCCACGAGCGCCAGTACCATTTCTTCGGCAGTCCCCGTCTCCTTGGCTTCCAGGTTCTCAATAACATCGACACGAAAGCGGCGGAGCCGTTTCGTCTGCGCCTCGATGATTTTGCCACCACCGAGGGTTTCCATCGTAGAACGAACGATAAAGTGGTCGCCGTTGACCGCTGATATCGGCCGGTCAAGCATGACCTGTGCCCAGGTAGCCTGTCCCGCCTTGATTTCGTCTCCCTCCAGCAGGCGGAGTTTGGCCATCGCCTCCGCCGCCCCGGTATGGAAGCTGATGGTGGCACCGTGCTTTAAGGGTCGGTGCAGGTAGCCGAGCAGCCGCAGCTTCACGGTTATTAACGTGGTGGGAAGCAGCCATCCCGGTTTGGTCAGCACATCACCGCGCTGCAGCTGGGAAGTATTGATGCCCACCAGGTTTGCCGCCACCCGGCTCCCCGGGGTGGCAACCTCAATGCGCGTTTTATGTGACTGCAGCCCGCGCAATCTCGACTTCAACCCTGAAGGCAGTATCTCCACCTCCTGTCCCGCGGAAAGCGAGCCATCGATTAATGTTCCCGTAACTACGGTGCCTGACCCGGTCATGGTGAAGACACGGTCGATGGCCAGCCTGGGCCTGCCGAGGTCGCGCCGCGGCTCTGCGGAGCCCAGTAACTCATCAATCGTCGCCACCAGTTCCGGCAGGCCTTCTCCATTCAACGCTGATACGGCAACTGCCGGCGCCCCGGCCAGGGTGGTGGCACCGATAAGTTCTTCTATTTCCATACGGACCAGGCTCAGCAGTTCCTCATCAACCAGGTCCTTTTTGGTGATGACCACGATGCCGCTGCGTATCTCCAGCAGGTCGATAATCGCCAGATGTTCTCTGGTCTGCGGCATGACTCCCTCATTGGCGGCAACGATAAGCAGTGCCAGGTCAATGCCGCCCACGCCGGCGAGCATATTCCGGACGAACCGCTCGTGTCCGGGAACGTCGACGATGCCCACCTCGCGTCCGCTCGGCAGCTTCAGCCAGGCAAAACCGAGGTCTATAGTCATACCGCGCTCTTTTTCCTCGCGCAGCCGGTCCGGGTCGATTCCGGTTAACGCCTGCACCAGAACCGATTTGCCGTGGTCAATGTGGCCTGCCGTACCCAGAACGTACATCTCGTCCGCCTTTACTCACGAGGTGTGATATCAATCAGAAGTCAGGTTGCGGAGTGCTTTCAATACGATTTCATCCTCTTCGGGAAGCACCGAGCGCGGGTCAAGAAGAAGGATATCGTCGGCGATCCGCCCCACCACCGGCGTTTCCCAGGAGCGTAGTTTGCGAACAGCTCGCTGCGCCAGGTTGCGGTCTTTTCCATCTCCGATAGCGACCAGTTTCGTGGGCAGGGTCCCTCCCGGCAGGCTGCCGCCGCCGACCATCGTCTCGCCATCGATCACGCGTGCCATGCCGCCGAGTGCCTTTTCCCATTCCCCGGCCCGCTTCTCAATATCCGCCATTGGTGTGGCGACCATTCTCCACACCGGTATCTTGCTGGTTGCTTCACCCTTCAGGTAGTGAAGCAGCGTGACGGCCAGCCCGGCAAGCCGCACTTTGTCAATGCGCACTGCCCGGGCCAGCGGGTGTCTGCGCAGCTTTTCCATAAACTGCTTCCTGCCGACGATGATTCCCGCCTGCGGGCCTCCTACCAGCTTGTCGCCGGAGAAGAAGGCAAGCCCGACGCCGAGCTCTATGCTGCGCTGCACCATGGGCTCTAGAGCCAGCCCGAACGCGGTCGTATCCAGAAAACAGCCGCTGCCCAGGTCATCCAGGACGGGCAGACCATTCCTTTCCGCCAGCGCCATCAGGTCCTTGAGTTCCACTTCAGTGGTAAATCCTATAAGCCGGAAGTTGCTGGAATGAACCCGCATCAGGGCTGCCGTCCGCGGGCTGATTGCCTGTTCGTAATCGCTGATATACGTACAGTTGGTCGTCCCGACCTCCACCAGCCTGGCGCCGCTCTGCCGCATCACGTCGGGGATGCGAAAGCCGCCCCCGATTTCCACCGCCTGCCCCCGGGAGACGATTACCTCTTTCCTCTTCGCCAGTGCCGTCAGCCCCAGCAATACCCCTGACGCATTGTTGTTCACCACCAGCGCCGCTTCAGCCCCGGTGAGCTGGCATAGAAGCGATTCCACATGCACCTGCCGCGAGCCCCTTGTACCGCTCTCCAGATTGAACTCCAGATTGGAGTAACCTCTGGCTACGGTATCCATCGCCGCGGTTGCTTCCGGGCTCAGTGGGGCACGGCCCAGATTGGTATGCAGAATGACCCCGGTGGCATTGATAACTGGTCGCAGGCTGGGCATCTCCATTGTCTTCACCTGATTATATACCGCTTCCGCAATTCTGGACAGGGACGGAACCTTTTTCCCGGCGGCGACAGCTGTCCGCGCCTGCTCCAGGTGCTGCCGTACCATCTTTACCAGCAGGTCATGTGGGTATGTCTCCACGAGCGGTCTCAGCCGTTTGTCGGCCAGAACTCTGTCCACACTGGGTATTTTTCTGAACTCGCTTTCCACGCTCCATATTTTACACGATGGCGGTGGACACTTCTAGTATGAATTCACCCTGATACAGATTGACAGTGATTTCCAGGTGCTTTACTACCTTTAACTGTTTATTATTAATTGCTACAATGGACACGGCATAGCCCGAAATAACAGGATGGTCTTGCCTGAAAAAGGAGAGAGCCAAAATGTTGACTGAAGATGAACTGGCAAGGTATGACCGGCAGATTATGATAAAAGGCATCGGGAAAGATGGACAGGAGAAGCTGAAAAAGGCCAGGGTCTTCATTGCCGGTGCCGGCGGGCTTGGTTCCCCGATTTCAATCTATCTGGCTATTGCCGGAGTCGGCACCATAAGACTCGCCGACCATGATACCGTCGAGCTCAGCAACCTGAACCGGCAAATCCTTCACGGGAATGGAGACATAGGTGAAAGGAAAATAGACTCCGCCGTACAGAAGCTGAAAAACCTGAATAAAGATATAACTGTAGAAGCTATTGCCGAGATGATAACCGAGGAGAACGTTTCCCGGTTGGTCGATGATTGTGACCTTATCGTTGACGCTACGGACAACCTTCCCACCAGGTACGTATTGAACCGGGCAGCCATTGAAAAGAATATCCCCTTCTTCCACGGGGCGGTATACGGCTTTGAGGGCCGGGCGATGACGGTGATACCGGGCAGGACAGCCTGCCTGTGGTGTATCTATCAGGGACGCGTTACCGAGGGGAAATTTCCCGTAATTGGTGTGGCGCCGGCGGTTATCGGCTGCCTCCAGGCAACCGAGGTCATCAAATATCTCACCGGAATCGGGGAAATCCTGACCGACCAGTTATTGATGTATGATGGGCTCAATCTCGAGTTTACCAAACTGGAAGTGAAACGGGACCCGAATTGCCAGCACTGCGGTCATCTGAAGTAGGACGGAGGACGGAGATGGTGGGAAACGTAACCATCAGTGCTATCCTTGAATACGTTGCATTTTCACCGAGCCTGTGCTATATTAATTAAATTAGAAGAGAATAATAAACCGCTAGGGGTGCCTGAGGGCTGAGAGTCCTTCCGCGGAGGGACAACCCTGTGGACCTGACCTCGGTAATGCGAGCGTAGGGAAGCGGCAGTAGCTTGGACCAAGGGTCTTGAAGTAACCGCCGGAGCCCTTGGTTTTTGATTTGTGAGCGTATTGTATGTTTAAGATATTAAAGGAAGATATTCAGACCGTATTCGCCAAAGACCCGGCAGCAAGGAGCACCCTGGAGGTCCTTTCCTGCTATCCGGGCCTCCATGCCCTGTGGCTGCATCGGATAGCGCACTCTTTATGGCGGCACAAATTTCGCCTGCTGGCACGCCTCCTTTCTCACCTCGGCCGTTTTCTCACCGGCATTGAGATACACCCCGGGGCCACCATCGGCCGCCGGTTTTTCATCGACCATGGCGCCGGGGTCGTCATCGGGGAAACATCTGAGATCGGCGATGAGGTCCTGATATACCAGGGGGTAGTACTGGGCGGAACGACCACCGAGAAGAAAAAGCGCCACCCCACGGTGGGCAATAATGTGGTCATCGGCGCCGGGGCGATAGCGCTGGGTCCCATAACCATCGGCGATAACGCCCGTATCGGTTCCGGCTCGGTGGTCATCAAATCAGTCCCGCCCGGGGTTACCGTGGTAGGTGTTCCGGGGCGGTCGGTGGAAGATAGCCACAAGCCAATACCGGAACTGGAGCACGGGAAATTGCCGGACCCGATTGCCGAGGCCATCAGGCTGGTGCTGAGAGAGCAGGACAAGCTTGAGGAAAGGCTGAGTAAACTTGAGAAGCAAAGCGGCATCCGCGTTTCCGGTGATGAACTGGAGGAGATGAGAAAGCGGATGGAGCAGGAACTGGAAGAAAAAGAGGAGTAAGATGAGCAAGCGGCGCGTCATGTTTAGCTTCGGTGAGGAGCACATCCCAGAGCCAATCATCTATAATCTCGGGCAGCAGTATAACCTTGTTACCAATATCCTTCGCGCCAATATCTCGGAAGACGAAGGCTGGATTACGCTCGAACTGGATGGTAAGGAAGACGATATTGAACAGGGCATTGCCTGGGTCACCAGCAAGGGGATACGCGTTGACCCGGTAGATGGTGAAAGCGAGGAGCATTAGTATGAGGAGTATCTATCTTGACTATGCCGCCACCACGCCAACCCACCCGGACGTCGTTCAGGCGATGCTTCCCTACTTCACCCAGACTTTTGGCAACCCTTCCAGTATCTATGCCTGCGCGCAGGATGCCAAAGAAGCCATCGAGGCAGCAAGAGCCAGCCTAGCGGCGCTCATTGGCGCCAGCAATGAGGAAATCACCTTCACCAGCGGCGGTACCGAGGCCGATAACGCCGCGCTTAAAGGCGTGGCCTATGCCAGCAAGGATAGGGGAAATCATATCATCACCTCTGCCATTGAGCACCATGCCATTCTGGAAACATGCCACTTCCTGGAAACGCAGGGATTCGAGGTGACCATCCTGCCGGTGGACGAGCACGGTATGGTTGACCCCGAAGACGTCCGTCGCGCGATTACCAACAAAACAGTCATCGTTTCCATTATGCACGCCAACAACGAGATCGGCACCATTCAGCCAGTTGCCGAAATCGCCAGGATTACGCGGGAAGCTGGCATCTATCTGCATACCGATGCCGTGCAGACTGTCGGGCACATCCCGTTTAGCGTGGATGAACTCGGTGTTGACCTGCTCTCCATGTCCGCCCACAAGCTGTACGGTCCCAAGGGAGTGGGGGCTCTCTACATCAGAAAAGGCACCAAGGTTGTCTCCTTCATGCATGGCGGTGAGCAGGAATCCGGGCGGAGAGCCAGCACCCACAATGTTCCCGGCATCGTCGGCCTGGGAAAGGCGGCACAGATTGCGCAGCAGGAGTTGGCTGAAGAGGCGGAACGGGTAAGCCACTTCCGTGATAAATTAATCAAAGGTATTCTGGAGAACGTAGAGCATGCCCGACTCAATGGCCACCCGCAGGTCAGGCTGCCCAACAATGTCAACGTGAGCATTTCGTATGCTGAGGGTGAGTCAATGTGCCTTAAACTTGACCAGGAAGGCATCTGCTGTTCGACCGGTTCTGCCTGCACTTCCGCCGTCACCGAACCATCCCACGTCCTGCTGACACTGGGGCTGAATCCACTGCAGGCTCACAGTTCCCTGCGGTTCAGCCTGGGCAAGTGGACCACGGAGGAAGAAATCGACCGGGTGCTGGATGTATTGCCCCGTATTGTAGCCAAACTGAGAGCCATGTCTCCACTGTTGAAAAGCCGTCATTAACTCTTTCATAATTATTACTACGAAGGAGGAAACATGCTACCGGAAATAGGCAAAGTAGACAAAGCAACGTTTGACCGGGTCATCTTCCCCCATCTTGGCAAAGCCGACCGCTCGGTGTTGATCGGACCCAAGCACGGCGTTGACGCCGCCGTTGTCGAGTTACCGGGCGGCGAGGTCATGGTGGTTGCTGAAGACCCGACCTTTGGCTTGCCAGTGCTCATGCCACACTTCGGCTGGGCAATCGTGCATATCTGCGCCAGCGATGTCGCCGTGCTCGGCATACCGCCCAGGTACATGACCATCTGCCTGATGCTGCCCCCGGGCACCGAGGACAAGGTGCTGGAAGATATCTGGATGGATACCCACCGGGAATGCGAAAAGCTGGGCATCGCCATCATCGGCGGTCACACCGGCATATACCCCGGCATAGGCTACCCGCTGAATGGCGGCTGCACCATGTTTGGCATCGGGAAAAAAGAGCAGCTTACCCCTCCGTCCAATGCCAGGGTTGGCGACCG
The DNA window shown above is from Chloroflexota bacterium and carries:
- the selB gene encoding selenocysteine-specific translation elongation factor, yielding MYVLGTAGHIDHGKSVLVQALTGIDPDRLREEKERGMTIDLGFAWLKLPSGREVGIVDVPGHERFVRNMLAGVGGIDLALLIVAANEGVMPQTREHLAIIDLLEIRSGIVVITKKDLVDEELLSLVRMEIEELIGATTLAGAPAVAVSALNGEGLPELVATIDELLGSAEPRRDLGRPRLAIDRVFTMTGSGTVVTGTLIDGSLSAGQEVEILPSGLKSRLRGLQSHKTRIEVATPGSRVAANLVGINTSQLQRGDVLTKPGWLLPTTLITVKLRLLGYLHRPLKHGATISFHTGAAEAMAKLRLLEGDEIKAGQATWAQVMLDRPISAVNGDHFIVRSTMETLGGGKIIEAQTKRLRRFRVDVIENLEAKETGTAEEMVLALVETKQPLETSVLVSELNLKADEVRAAVGALAEQGKVVDLGREGHSLLVTVKRWESLVQKTKDALQEYHQKFPTRPGMPKVELGSRLKLGTYAATAFQKMAAQDVIADEGAAVRLLAHQIKLTQAQRTKTDAFLRSLKDNPYAPPSNLIPETDLLNLLMEQHRVVKVASDVVFAAPVYDEMVEKVTSRIKSQGQITLAEVRDMFQTSRKYAQALLEHLDGKKITRRVGDARVLY
- the selA gene encoding L-seryl-tRNA(Sec) selenium transferase; the encoded protein is MWSVESEFRKIPSVDRVLADKRLRPLVETYPHDLLVKMVRQHLEQARTAVAAGKKVPSLSRIAEAVYNQVKTMEMPSLRPVINATGVILHTNLGRAPLSPEATAAMDTVARGYSNLEFNLESGTRGSRQVHVESLLCQLTGAEAALVVNNNASGVLLGLTALAKRKEVIVSRGQAVEIGGGFRIPDVMRQSGARLVEVGTTNCTYISDYEQAISPRTAALMRVHSSNFRLIGFTTEVELKDLMALAERNGLPVLDDLGSGCFLDTTAFGLALEPMVQRSIELGVGLAFFSGDKLVGGPQAGIIVGRKQFMEKLRRHPLARAVRIDKVRLAGLAVTLLHYLKGEATSKIPVWRMVATPMADIEKRAGEWEKALGGMARVIDGETMVGGGSLPGGTLPTKLVAIGDGKDRNLAQRAVRKLRSWETPVVGRIADDILLLDPRSVLPEEDEIVLKALRNLTSD
- a CDS encoding HesA/MoeB/ThiF family protein, whose product is MLTEDELARYDRQIMIKGIGKDGQEKLKKARVFIAGAGGLGSPISIYLAIAGVGTIRLADHDTVELSNLNRQILHGNGDIGERKIDSAVQKLKNLNKDITVEAIAEMITEENVSRLVDDCDLIVDATDNLPTRYVLNRAAIEKNIPFFHGAVYGFEGRAMTVIPGRTACLWCIYQGRVTEGKFPVIGVAPAVIGCLQATEVIKYLTGIGEILTDQLLMYDGLNLEFTKLEVKRDPNCQHCGHLK
- the cysE gene encoding serine O-acetyltransferase, encoding MFKILKEDIQTVFAKDPAARSTLEVLSCYPGLHALWLHRIAHSLWRHKFRLLARLLSHLGRFLTGIEIHPGATIGRRFFIDHGAGVVIGETSEIGDEVLIYQGVVLGGTTTEKKKRHPTVGNNVVIGAGAIALGPITIGDNARIGSGSVVIKSVPPGVTVVGVPGRSVEDSHKPIPELEHGKLPDPIAEAIRLVLREQDKLEERLSKLEKQSGIRVSGDELEEMRKRMEQELEEKEE
- a CDS encoding NIL domain-containing protein, with the protein product MSKRRVMFSFGEEHIPEPIIYNLGQQYNLVTNILRANISEDEGWITLELDGKEDDIEQGIAWVTSKGIRVDPVDGESEEH
- the nifS gene encoding cysteine desulfurase NifS, producing MRSIYLDYAATTPTHPDVVQAMLPYFTQTFGNPSSIYACAQDAKEAIEAARASLAALIGASNEEITFTSGGTEADNAALKGVAYASKDRGNHIITSAIEHHAILETCHFLETQGFEVTILPVDEHGMVDPEDVRRAITNKTVIVSIMHANNEIGTIQPVAEIARITREAGIYLHTDAVQTVGHIPFSVDELGVDLLSMSAHKLYGPKGVGALYIRKGTKVVSFMHGGEQESGRRASTHNVPGIVGLGKAAQIAQQELAEEAERVSHFRDKLIKGILENVEHARLNGHPQVRLPNNVNVSISYAEGESMCLKLDQEGICCSTGSACTSAVTEPSHVLLTLGLNPLQAHSSLRFSLGKWTTEEEIDRVLDVLPRIVAKLRAMSPLLKSRH
- a CDS encoding AIR synthase → MLPEIGKVDKATFDRVIFPHLGKADRSVLIGPKHGVDAAVVELPGGEVMVVAEDPTFGLPVLMPHFGWAIVHICASDVAVLGIPPRYMTICLMLPPGTEDKVLEDIWMDTHRECEKLGIAIIGGHTGIYPGIGYPLNGGCTMFGIGKKEQLTPPSNARVGDR